One window of Topomyia yanbarensis strain Yona2022 unplaced genomic scaffold, ASM3024719v1 HiC_scaffold_442, whole genome shotgun sequence genomic DNA carries:
- the LOC131695567 gene encoding uncharacterized protein LOC131695567 → MRLARSELPPNYNSYHSGLDKIIGYFILEAIDRAHSSNARPRFGKRGFLMPAGYGQDEQERNYYRMIGGIQRFQDEQNANN, encoded by the exons ATGAG GTTGGCACGCAGCGAACTACCTCCCAATTATAACAGTTATCATTCGGGACTTGACAAAATAATCGGCTATTTCATCCTAGAAGCTATCGATAGAGCCCATTCGTCCAATGCTAGACCAAG ATTCGGTAAACGAGGCTTTCTCATGCCAGCCGGCTACGGTCAGGATGAACAGGAG CGAAACTATTACAGGATGATTGGCGGGATTCAACGTTTTCAAGATGAACAAAACGCCAACAATTAA
- the LOC131695563 gene encoding uncharacterized protein LOC131695563, which produces MAPRRTRTNRKVDHCTYVQRLFQDFLSRNRPEAATIPEVRAKPIQPPLQHFYVDGTDTGESLYMQTVRRNLRRAQGIPEPPNSVKKFFEKSIPREIPLNNRDRSNHPVYARFKRRDGTNQFLKREPSPSAPPGGLMLWLEKVKLAQARNKAVAKRKDDEYINLPSDFFSGRESMKLPFEVNCDKTLVSVGSIFVPPAASTPFEERLFPCSPIVTDPDELIQETKELRPTIKYEEFLRKISSVMENINAATCRVLKRAIEDTPLDQNYHELKRMLVKHRVVQQESLPASFAERDSWRDHSLISNKAHYQCRKRGPSPSLFSNTNQEFSAVDCDDTNSTMNEVQLGRHSLRPATLHSTMDSFQEEIFGPTGTAKKMRSNWLLTASPPSPPNIGLRSPKEALPVGLTSHQNDETFDFDFSQPDAELGFSATHSFSFPTQKSTGSPHLDLSDFLTQKSESTNYFTQETIASDFTFLTQKTATNDNFDFLSPTNNQVFSFEEFFRTPRPLLDTKQNESTSFLDFTF; this is translated from the exons ATGGCTCCACGCAGGACAAGGACTAATCGCAAAGTGGATCACTGCACGTACGTACAGCGATTATTTCAGGATTTTCTGTCTCGAAATCGCCCGGAAGCAGCAACGATTCCGGAAGTAAGAGCTAAACCTATTCAACCACCGTTGCAGCACTTCTATGTTGACGGTACTGATACGGGAGAGAGTTTGTACATGCAAACTGTCCGGCGGAATCTTCGTCGAGCCCAGGGTATTCCGGAGCCGCCTAACTCGGtgaaaaaattcttcgaaaaatctATTCCCCGCGAGATTCCACTGAACAATAGGGACCGGTCGAATCATCCAGTTTATGCCAGGTTTAAACGACGAGATGGTACGAATCAATTTTTGAAGCGTGAACCTAGTCCAAGTGCTCCCCCAGGAGGTCTCATGCTGTGGCTAGAAAAGGTAAAATTAGCGCAAGCAAGGAACAAAGCTGTGGCCAAGCGAAAGGACGATGAGTACATAAATTTGCCGAGTGATTTCTTTTCCGGGAGAGAATCTATGAAGCTACCATTTGAAGTTAACTGCGACAAAACACTTGTCAGCGTCGGATCTATTTTCGTACCGCCAGCTGCTTCTACTCCCTTTGAAGAACGCCTATTTCCTTGTTCACCGATTGTTACCGATCCGGATGAGTTGATCCAGGAAACAAAGGAATTACGACCAACGATTAAATATGAAgaatttttgcgaaaaatttcaTCAGTTATGGAAAATATCAATGCTGCAACATGCCGAGTATTGAAGCGTGCGATTGAAGATACCCCATTGGATCAAAATTACCACGAGCTAAAGAGGATGTTAGTGAAGCACCGAGTGGTGCAGCAAGAGTCACTGCCGGCTAGTTTTGCAGAGCGTGACAGCTGGAGGGATCACTCACTAATTAGCAACAAAGCTCATTACCAGTGCCGAAAACGTGGGCCGTCTCCTTCGCTGTTCAGCAACACTAACCAAGAGTTCAGTGCAGTCGACTGCGATGATACGAATTCGACTATGAATGAGGTGCAGCTAGGGCGTCATTCGTTGAGGCCTGCCACATTGCATTCCACAATGGATTCTTTTCAAGAGGAAATTTTCGGTCCAACAGGGACGGCTAAAAAGATGCGATCAAACTGGCTGCTG ACTGCTTCTCCGCCATCACCACCTAACATAGGATTGCGCAGCCCAAAGGAAGCACTTCCAGTCGGATTAACAAGTCACCAGAATGACGAAACATTTGATTTCGATTTTAGCCAACCTGATGCTGAGCTAGGATTCAGTGCTACTCATTCTTTCTCTTTCCCAACACAAAAATCAACTGGCAGTCCTCACTTGGATTTATCAGATTTCCTCACGCAGAAAAGTGAATCCACAAACTACTTCACGCAGGAAACAATTGCAAGCGATTTTACATTCCTCACACAGAAAACGGCCACAAACGATAACTTTGACTTTTTATCGCCAACTAACAACCAGGTATTTTCCTTCGAAGAATTTTTTCGTACTCCCCGGCCACTACTTGATACTAAACAGAACGAATCAACGAGCTTTCTAGATTTTACTTTCTAA
- the LOC131695566 gene encoding ATP synthase mitochondrial F1 complex assembly factor 1-like: MAFQLWNRPLKPCLRIIACKLLPPVAAFRSFRMSARQRSEKVLEQLKESNPYFGKYANKIAAVQKSSPEEFLSRLEKVEKEKNKPKSTGSEQLRDYSELLNPKAPLVNNRSEQEATYKKLSDIMKVDLIEQRSAEEIREIWLKYHVGKEVISAAIPVEQYDLMMERAKKYPIFILPMPRSQGYEFIMLQFFANTVHFTPLINYQVHKENAPECLNVAMYTELREKGLVLMRGEYDPKVISGQEAQCLANQLQLYYSQHSKSKLALLELFTTQPEKFKHMDVIEELNNLKIGE, encoded by the exons ATGGCCTTTCAGCTGTGGAACCGTCCGTTGAAACCTTGTCTACGTATAATAGCTTGCAAACTTTTACCACCCGTTGCCGCTTTCCGGTCGTTCAGGATGAGTGCTCGACAACGCTCGGAAAAGGTCCTGGAGCAATTGAAGGAATCGAACCCATATTTTGGCAAGTATGCGAATAAAATAGCCGCCGTGCAGAAAAGCTCACCGGAGGAGTTCCTATCACGGCTGGAAAAAGTCgaaaaagagaaaaataaacCAAAATCCACTGGTTCCGAACAGCTGCGGGATTACTCGGAACTGTTGAATCCCAAAGCTCCTCTGGTAAACAATCGATCGGAACAGGAGGCCACCTACAAAAAGCTAAGCGATATAATGAAGGTGGATTTAATTGAGCAGCGAAGCGCGGAGGAGATTCGGGAGATCTGGTTAAAGTATCACGTGGGTAAGGAAGTGATTTCAGCGGCCATTCCCGTTGAACAGTACGATTTGATGATGGAGCGAGCAAAGAAATATCCTATCTTCATTCTCCCAATGCCAAGAAGCCAGGGCTACGAGTTTATTATGCTGCAATTTTTCGCCAACACGGTTCATTTCACCCCGCTAATTAACTATCAG GTGCACAAGGAAAATGCCCCGGAATGTTTGAACGTGGCTATGTATACTGAACTGCGCGAAAAGGGTCTGGTTCTGATGCGAGGAGAATACGACCCGAAGGTGATCTCCGGCCAGGAGGCTCAATGTTTGGCCAACCAGCTGCAGTTGTACTACAGTCAGCATAGTAAGAGTAAGCTGGCCCTGTTGGAATTGTTCACGACTCAACCGGAGAAGTTCAAACACATGGATGTCATCGAAGAGCTAAACAACCTGAAAATTGGCGAATAA
- the LOC131695568 gene encoding uncharacterized protein LOC131695568 has product MRRYPSVDQQHAAAVQIVKLFPQLSNTRVTPTAPDESFFFWRNGGKEKGAHTGMIFHRIRNVIKQLPAEKHKYNRGTMPVEESVSTELVERAQLLRVMLASASVAEHICDEMDRCFPVLKLLLKEKKPVNDILDMFPHLCSYEGLVIRQMFERLYPNRTEGLKIEDVFSQCLSYSPSRFSRVEDDHIRGCLRIISHMPIRGQKRTLVGCPTVGEEHSASILIRWIGECLDTYVASPATDSKLHMVCVASPMKRGNYAVICEKKVIFETNNSIHAVEILFKCHAVLGVEVPPNFRMFWDFLACAIYNIIPHSQRTTVNRLVQTFIEVSRARIDNK; this is encoded by the exons ATGCGCAGGTATCCTTCTGTTGATCAACAGCATGCGGCAGCTGTTCAAATCGTAAAATTATTTCCACAACTTAGTAATACGCGAGTCACACCAACTGCTCCTGATGAG TCATTTTTCTTTTGGCGCAACGGAGGCAAGGAAAAGGGTGCTCATACTGGCATGATATTTCATCGCATCCGGAATGTCATCAAACAGCTACCTGCAGAAAAACATAAATATAATCGAGGAACTATGCCTGTAGAAGAGTCCGTTTCAACTGAACTTGTAGAGCGGGCTCAATTGCTCCGAGTAATGCTTGCATCGGCATCAGTAGCAGaacatatttgtgatgaaatggaccGATGCTTTCCAGTCCTCAAACTGttattaaaagaaaagaaacccgTTAATGATATCTTGGATATGTTTCCACACCTGTGTTCATATGAAGGATTGGTG ATTCGTCAAATGTTTGAGAGATTGTATCCTAACAGAACAGAAGGTCTCAAAATCGAGGATGTCTTCTCTCAGTGTCTATCTTATTCACCGTCCAGATTCTCTAGAGTAGAAGATg ATCACATTCGAGGATGCTTGAGAATAATTTCTCATATGCCAATTCGCGGACAAAAAAGAACGCTGGTAGGCTGTCCAACTGTAGGCGAAGAACATTCGGCTTCAATTTTAATTCGTTGGATTGGG GAGTGCTTAGATACATACGTGGCATCCCCCGCAACTGATTCCAAACTACACATGGTGTGCGTAGCAAGCCCGATGAAAAGAGGAAATTATGCCGTCAtttgtgagaaaaaagttatattcgagaCTAACAATTCTATTCATGCAgtggaaattttattcaaatgccACGCAGTTCTCGGAGTGGAGGTGCCACCTAATTTTAGAATGTTTTGGGACTTTCTGGCATGTgccatatataatataattccgC